The genomic stretch tgctggagcctatcccagctgtcttcgggcgagaggcggggtacaccctggactggtggccagccaatcacagggcacatatagacaaacaaccattcacactcacattcattcctatggacaatttggagtggccaattaacctagcatgttttttggaatgtgggaggaaaccggagtacctggagaaaacccacgcatgcacagggaattgaaccctggtctcctagctgtgaggtctgcacgctaaccactcgaccgccatgcagccatttCTCTTCTCTCTTGAGAAATAGAAGTCTCccagttgtgtggcctgcaggctaaccactttccactgTGCAATtattacctagcatgtttttggaatgtgggaggaaaccggagtacccggagaaaacccacgcatgcacggggagaacatgcaaactccacacagagatggccaagggtggaattgaaccctggtctcctcgctgtgaggtctgcgcgctaaccactagatcaccatGCCGCCCTCATTAGAAAATATAAAACAGAATTAAAAGTATCTCACGCTTATAAGGAATCTATGACGCTGGCAACGTCGTGGTTCCTATTGCTGATTTTAAGGTAGCATGGTGGCTGATTTCCCCCATTTTCATGTATTCAGGAAGTTCCGCTGCACCAGGAACTACATCCACATCAACTTGTTCTCCTCCTTCATCCTGAGAGCCAGCGCCGTCTTCATCAAAGACACGGTGCTGTTTTCTGACGAGACGCTGGACCACTGTTCAATGTCCACTGTGAGAAACCACACATCAGCTATTGTGTTGATTTGAAGTAGCTTTCCGTCAAGTTCAAAAGCTAATTGAGCTGACCTTGTGCGCCAGAACGAGTACTTGAACTAACTATTGTCCTCGTCAGACGGCGTGCAAGTCCGCCGTGGCCTTCTTCCAGTTCAGCATCCTGGCAAATTACTTCTGGCTGCTGGTAGAAGGGATGTATCTGCAGACCCTCCTGGCTCTGACCTTCGTCTCCCAGAGGAAGTACTTTTGGTGGTACATCCTAATTGGATGGGGTGAGCATAGGACCACCTGAGCGTCGGATTTGGTGTTAATTGGGAGTCATTTCTTATCTTGCCGACCGTGTGAATGAAGGACGAAAAAGCAGCTTGCTTTTACTCTTCTGTTAAAGTTCTAGTAATAACCGTTTTTAGCATCTGGGGTTCTCGTAGAGTTGGGAGAAGTAGTTCTTCTAATGCAGTGACAACCACTGTGCCACGACACATTAGTGTGCCATGAGAGATTATCAGGTGTGTTGCAAAAATGATCCAATTTCACTTAATTGGTCAAAAATTAGTCATTTACTAGGAATAATGTATCTACATAATAATCAGCTTTGGGTCAGTAAAGTTTGTGAAACACTTGTCTGGTGAATGTGTGTACAACTTTAATAATTAGGAATTTGACAACTGATTTTacacaaaacaaaccaaataaaGAAACGAGACCTTTGTGTACTTCACAAGCGCTAACTAAGCTCAGCAAGCATCCAAAGACTaaagcaaaatgaaactttttttacTACGTTAGGAGACTACTTTGATTATGTCTTATCATCTTGTTGTCACAGTTAAAGTATAATGTTTTATTGCTTTTACGTTTTACTATCAACTCTGCTTAACTTACATTATAtgaccaaaagtatttgctcacctgcTGTGACTCACATTTGAAtttaagtaatggtaatggtaatggtaatggtaatagtttaatttcatttgaacatgcatcagatgcaATTGCACatgcaattgagtgcatcccataatcagttcccagttccacatgtccaaaaggagtagaaagaagcaaagcttattaaatcctacccctccatctggtacttttacaatcactaactgttacatttgttcacttcctgctttcctaatatagtttattttattttatttttctgtcgCAGGGCTCCCGTCAGCTATTCTCATACTTTGGGTCCTGACCAGATTCTTCTATGATAACAGAGggtatgatatatgatatacagtggaacttttTGGTTTGgcaaaaatatgtcttggttttcGTACACTGGTTATCTTGGTTATCGTAAGGCCAAACAGTTCCCAAACAACACATAAGTCTAAGTATACAGCTCTAACCGTAAATGTTGCGTTCAAAGGTATCATGTAATTGAAGGTTTACATGTTTTctccggagtacccagagaaaacccacgcatgcacggggagaacatgcaaactccacacagagatggccgagggtggaatcgaaccctggtctcctagctgtgaggtctgcgcgctaaccacattgTAAGAGATTGTGTAGGCAAAGCATATAACCTGGTAGGAGAGACAAAAAATTGAGTGAagaactacaaataaacttgattttcataaaaataaaaataacattttaattgtatacaataacatttttaaatatatataaaatatactaaatataataaatataaataattattttttgtacattttggtttTGATTGGACCTttcggaacagattaatgaccaaaaccaaggttccactgtaactaTACTACTATGTTCCGTCATTATGCAACATGGTTTGAACCACATATTTATGGTTATGTGTCCAGTTGCTGGGACGACACAGACAAAGTCGGCATCTGGTGGATTATTAAAGGCCCAATAACCGCTTCATTGTTGGTGAGTTGCTCatgtttaatgttgaaatgtttccCAGCTATGAACTGTTCATTGTATCTTTAATAGCTCAACATTGTCATCTTCGTCAACGTGATCCGCATTCTGGTCCAGAAGCTGAAATCTTCAGCCATGTCGGGCAACACTGACACAGGACATTTTGTGTAaggatgaaatgtttttttttggatttgatgtgtaaaaaaatattgcttttGCTTTGAATTAACCACCTTGGCATCTTTACAGATTTACTAGATTTGATTTTTCCTTAAAATTGCTTCCATCCGTACTCTTTGGTATTTACCTGCGAGCCTGCAACGTATCGTTTGTGACAGGAGGAAAAGATGGGAATTTACAACAACGGCATTAAATGCTATAAAGGTCAAAAGCAATAGTTAAACTAATTGAGCTGACAGTTGTAGATACTGtattacatatactgtatattggacTAAATACACCGTTCAAGGGTTATGGGGTAGCGGTATTGGGATAGGGATTAGGTTAAAATTAGGGTTAGGATTGAGGTTTTGGTTAGGGTTTCTACTCGCTTGCGTAATAAGTGTAATAACTGCACACTGTTTAGTGAAGGAAATAAATGAACTGCTGAATCCTTCTCTAACGTAATTATATCCGCCAACATGTACACTACTTCCTTGGAGCTCCATCTTACCCAACAGAATTCAATTAGACTTAAAGAGACTTTAAAAATAGTACATGAtaccacaaatagatttctCCTCCAGCACCTTAATAGGAATTCAAATAACGatccttttttaaataaatagtacAAGCAGTTACATGAACACAATATAATTATTAGGTCatctttaaaaatacattttagcatTATTGTCTTTTTAAAGGCAGCATTGACTCTTATTTGCTTTTGAAGTGTCCTGAGtgtgtatattataatatttgggCGTTctggggattttttttggtggtttggCAGGTCAGAGTAGTAAATAGTTCCATCTAGATGGGATGGATAACTGATAAaatgatgtaatacacaaggcacgCCTCCGTGTGGCGCTGTGgacagctcattcattcattcattcattttctactgcttatcctcacgagggttgcgggggtgctggagcctatcccagctgtctttggggcgagaggcggggtacaccctggactggtggccagccaatcacagggcacatatagacaaacaaccattcacactcacattcatacctaaatGAACAGCTATAAGGATGAAAACATGTGACACACCAAACCATAGACAAAGAACGAATTAATGCACATTTGTTTGTCCCggtttcaatcccaccctcggccatctctgtgtggagtttgcatgttctccccgtgcatgcgtgggttttctccgttttcctcccacattaaaaaaaaacatgctaggttaattagcgactccaaattgtccataggtatgaatgtgagtgtgaatggttgtttgtctatatgtgccctgtgattggctggccaccagtccagggtgtaccctgcctgaagacagctgggataggctccagcacccccgcaacccttgtgaggataagcggtagaaaatgaatgaatgaataaatgttggcTGTCATGTGACGTGATGGGCCAGTGCcatcattgtttttaaattgtagCGGTAGTTTTCTAGTACTTACGCAAACGTCAAGCTGGCGATTTCAGATTTTACCACTTTGGAAGCctttaaaaatacagttttcatgcctgtgaccctcgtgaggataaacagtagaaaatgaatgaatgaatatacgtCTGTGGGTGTAGGTGTGAGATTCCAaccaataaaaacagacaatgtGGAGAAAACAAACAGCCGTCCTaaacatctttcagggctcatttgcAAATGAGCAAACCTTATAATCTGAATCTTTAGCATCGTTCAACATAAGAATCCAACATTGTAGCAAgaattataggtcagaaaagtggaaaaaaacaagaccGGCTCCCCTGTAAAAAATTAGTATCGTATTGTTTTTTGTCTAGTCTTTATGTGCTCTCATGCATCGTGTCTTTTTTGGATTCCCATCAGAAGGCTGGCTAAATCCACGCTCTTTCTCATCCCTTTGTTTGGGATGCACTACACGGTTTTTGCCTTCCTGCCTGAAAACACGGGAGTAGCAGCTCGACTCTATATTGAGCTTGGCCTGGGATCTTTTCAGGTACCAAAAGACAAACCAGAAACCTGAATTTAGAAGCCTGATAGGATGTAGACATCATTTTCCTTTGCAAAAGCATGACCGCAGTGTGTTGTTTTGCAGGGATTCGTGGTGGCTCTGCTTTACTGTTTCATGAATGGAGATGTAGGTAACACTGCATGTTATTGGCATTGTGGCATTAACACATATCATATATGTAACATATTAACACGAACACAACATTACATCGTTTGAGT from Doryrhamphus excisus isolate RoL2022-K1 chromosome 1, RoL_Dexc_1.0, whole genome shotgun sequence encodes the following:
- the ghrhra gene encoding growth hormone releasing hormone receptor a isoform X3, which gives rise to MTMRDKKMRDKGTLFKGRQGRFLLILFGSLWPMTEAIHPDCAIIAQHLRARESCSLARRREVQNQTENSGCKTEWDEIGCWLRADVGQVVNVSCSDVFQHFSSSQGFVYRNCTDDGWSDIYPPYEDVCAFSDDSEPESETSYLYTFRQVYTVGYATSLISLITAIVVFTAFRKFRCTRNYIHINLFSSFILRASAVFIKDTVLFSDETLDHCSMSTTACKSAVAFFQFSILANYFWLLVEGMYLQTLLALTFVSQRKYFWWYILIGWGLPSAILILWVLTRFFYDNRGCWDDTDKVGIWWIIKGPITASLLLNIVIFVNVIRILVQKLKSSAMSGNTDTGHFVRLAKSTLFLIPLFGMHYTVFAFLPENTGVAARLYIELGLGSFQGFVVALLYCFMNGDVQMELRRWLWKCHNQSHHTPTKRSIVQITTRSHGGLRQPPSTGNISSV
- the ghrhra gene encoding growth hormone releasing hormone receptor a isoform X4, translating into MCQAWANWCKTEWDEIGCWLRADVGQVVNVSCSDVFQHFSSSQGFVYRNCTDDGWSDIYPPYEDVCAFSDDSEPESETSYLYTFRQVYTVGYATSLISLITAIVVFTAFRKFRCTRNYIHINLFSSFILRASAVFIKDTVLFSDETLDHCSMSTTACKSAVAFFQFSILANYFWLLVEGMYLQTLLALTFVSQRKYFWWYILIGWGLPSAILILWVLTRFFYDNRGCWDDTDKVGIWWIIKGPITASLLLNIVIFVNVIRILVQKLKSSAMSGNTDTGHFVRLAKSTLFLIPLFGMHYTVFAFLPENTGVAARLYIELGLGSFQGFVVALLYCFMNGDVGPNGAATLAVEVSQSKSSHPHQAKYCSDHDTKPRGAAAASFHWQHLLRMRQCLCEQRMDLLDDWTAATERHTCVYRYQYCLKVALWSRVSNGKDNTAATCGMTYLLMH